The sequence below is a genomic window from Pelosinus sp. IPA-1.
GTTGTCTACACGAAGGGCAATGTGTTGCATGCCTTCGCCATTTTTTTCAATAAACTTAGCAATAGGGCCATCCGGTGAGGTAGATTCAAGTAATTCTACTTCACTATCACCGCAAGGAATAAAGCAAACTTTTACTTTTTGTTGCTCTACTGTTTCCTCACCCATTACTTCCATACCAAGCACTTCGGTATAGAATTTTTTTGCTTGTTCTAAATCTTTTACTGCAATACCAATATGGTCTACTTTTAATGTTTTAAACATCAAAGATCCCTCCTAACCTACTTTTGCAAAATAGTGGCCATTATATCATTGACAACACCATATGGATT
It includes:
- the mce gene encoding methylmalonyl-CoA epimerase, yielding MFKTLKVDHIGIAVKDLEQAKKFYTEVLGMEVMGEETVEQQKVKVCFIPCGDSEVELLESTSPDGPIAKFIEKNGEGMQHIALRVDNIEAAIADLKAKGVRMIDETPRYGAGGASIAFVHPKATGGILLELSQRK